A section of the Streptomyces sp. V3I8 genome encodes:
- a CDS encoding helix-turn-helix transcriptional regulator has product MTTTSGTGLGAVIRMWRDRLPPSAAGLPAALGRRAAGLRREELADLAGMSVDYVVRLEQGRATTPSAPVVASLARALQLSTAERDHLYRLAHLAPPADAAISDHLTPGVQRVLARLGDVAVAVFAADWQLVWWNRGWAALVGDPAASPARLRNFARDRFPVDEGPARLALWPVTEADRAATDAAVVSDLRRATGRYPQDRRLATLIRELSANARFAELWAAGGVAAHREDQKTIDHPAVGPVTVDCDILTDGDFDLKIVIMTAAPGSEDETKLKLTAIAGRSATAATAAT; this is encoded by the coding sequence ATGACGACGACATCCGGGACCGGTCTGGGCGCGGTGATCCGCATGTGGCGTGACCGACTGCCCCCGTCGGCCGCCGGGCTGCCGGCGGCGCTGGGCCGCCGTGCCGCCGGGCTGCGGCGTGAGGAGCTGGCCGACCTCGCGGGAATGTCGGTCGACTACGTCGTACGTCTGGAGCAGGGAAGGGCCACCACTCCCTCGGCGCCGGTGGTGGCGTCGCTGGCGCGTGCCCTGCAGCTGTCCACGGCCGAGCGGGATCACCTGTACCGGCTGGCGCACCTGGCTCCTCCGGCGGACGCCGCGATCTCCGACCACCTCACGCCCGGTGTCCAGCGGGTGCTCGCCCGGCTCGGGGACGTCGCGGTCGCCGTCTTCGCGGCGGACTGGCAACTGGTGTGGTGGAACCGCGGATGGGCCGCCCTCGTGGGTGACCCGGCCGCCTCGCCGGCGCGGCTGCGCAATTTCGCCCGCGACAGGTTCCCCGTGGACGAGGGGCCCGCCCGCCTCGCGCTGTGGCCGGTGACCGAGGCGGACCGGGCGGCCACCGACGCCGCCGTCGTCTCCGACCTGCGCCGCGCCACCGGGCGCTACCCCCAGGACAGGCGTCTTGCCACGCTGATCCGCGAGCTGAGTGCCAACGCGAGGTTCGCCGAGCTGTGGGCGGCCGGAGGCGTGGCCGCACACCGTGAGGACCAGAAGACGATCGACCATCCCGCGGTGGGGCCTGTCACCGTGGACTGCGACATCCTGACCGACGGCGACTTCGACCTCAAGATCGTGATCATGACCGCCGCACCCGGCAGCGAGGACGAGACCAAGCTCAAGCTCACGGCCATCGCCGGCCGGTCGGCCACCGCCGCCACCGCGGCCACCTGA
- a CDS encoding HAD family hydrolase: MDAVLFDFSGTLFRIESPEAWLRAVLTETGTPLPEQELLRAAKELEAAGALPGGAPRTGPVPDELVPLWSVRDKSAELHRAAYTGACRQVALPVPELYDALYDRHMSPAAWRPYADASEVLRALRERGVGVGVVSNIGWDLRPVFREHGLDAYVDAYVLSYEHGVQKPDARLFAIACEALGADPRATLMVGDDRRADGGAAAVGCAVHFVEHLPVAERPDGLRPVLDLVPRKA; this comes from the coding sequence ATGGACGCCGTGCTGTTCGACTTCTCCGGGACCCTCTTCCGTATCGAGTCCCCCGAAGCCTGGCTGCGTGCCGTGCTGACCGAAACCGGAACACCCCTGCCGGAGCAGGAGTTGCTCAGGGCCGCGAAGGAGCTGGAGGCGGCGGGCGCGCTGCCCGGCGGGGCTCCGCGGACGGGGCCGGTGCCCGACGAGCTGGTCCCGCTGTGGAGCGTGCGCGACAAGAGCGCCGAACTGCACCGGGCCGCGTACACCGGGGCCTGCCGCCAGGTGGCACTGCCCGTTCCGGAGCTGTACGACGCGTTGTACGACCGGCACATGAGCCCGGCGGCCTGGCGCCCGTACGCCGACGCGTCCGAGGTGCTGCGCGCCCTGCGGGAGCGGGGGGTCGGCGTCGGCGTGGTCAGCAACATCGGCTGGGACCTGCGTCCCGTGTTCCGCGAGCACGGCCTGGACGCGTACGTCGACGCCTACGTCCTGTCGTACGAGCACGGCGTGCAGAAGCCGGACGCCCGGCTCTTCGCGATCGCCTGCGAGGCGCTCGGGGCCGATCCGCGCGCCACGCTGATGGTCGGGGACGACCGGCGGGCCGACGGCGGAGCGGCGGCCGTGGGGTGCGCGGTGCACTTCGTCGAGCACCTGCCGGTGGCCGAGCGACCCGACGGGCTGCGGCCCGTGCTGGACCTGGTGCCGCGCAAGGCCTGA
- a CDS encoding nuclear transport factor 2 family protein, whose amino-acid sequence MTTTENALARLLDEASIRDTVARFADAATRGDTDRFRATWADDARWTIGEHVHATGLDDIVSTYQNLRQGRDFFVQFAVQGPIDITGDEATTSTICHEAARGPGETYYRNHCMSTDHLKRSENGWVFTSRSFHYLWLDTTPFTGNAIPLPTGF is encoded by the coding sequence ATGACCACCACCGAGAACGCACTGGCACGCCTGCTGGACGAAGCATCCATCCGCGACACCGTCGCCCGCTTCGCCGACGCCGCCACCCGCGGCGACACCGACCGCTTCCGCGCCACCTGGGCAGACGACGCCCGATGGACCATCGGCGAACATGTGCACGCCACCGGCCTGGACGACATCGTCTCCACCTACCAGAACCTGCGCCAAGGACGGGACTTCTTCGTCCAGTTCGCCGTACAGGGCCCCATCGACATCACCGGCGACGAGGCAACCACCAGCACCATCTGCCACGAAGCCGCACGCGGCCCCGGCGAGACCTACTACAGGAACCACTGCATGAGCACGGACCACCTCAAACGCTCCGAGAACGGCTGGGTCTTCACCAGCCGCTCCTTCCACTACCTCTGGCTCGACACCACCCCCTTCACCGGCAACGCCATCCCACTGCCCACCGGCTTCTGA
- a CDS encoding DUF2630 family protein, with the protein MDQEQILARITAMVDDERKLRDALASGEIDNTTEQQRLGQLERELDRCWDLLRQRRAKSEFGENPDDAQVRPSSQVENYRN; encoded by the coding sequence ATGGATCAAGAACAGATCCTGGCCAGGATCACGGCGATGGTCGACGACGAGCGCAAACTCCGTGACGCCCTCGCGTCCGGGGAGATCGACAACACGACCGAGCAGCAGCGGCTGGGGCAACTGGAGCGCGAGCTGGACCGGTGCTGGGACCTGTTGCGCCAGCGGCGCGCGAAGTCCGAGTTCGGCGAGAACCCGGACGACGCCCAGGTGCGCCCCTCGTCCCAGGTCGAGAACTACCGCAACTGA